In Asanoa sp. WMMD1127, one genomic interval encodes:
- a CDS encoding aminotransferase class III-fold pyridoxal phosphate-dependent enzyme, which yields MTSTDDLLARHRAVMPSWMPLYYAEPLEIVSGSGRRVTCSDGRTYLDFFGGVLTTMVGYDIPEITQAVERQLRTGVAHTSTLYLIRAQVELAEKIARLSGIPDARVFFTNSGTEANEAALLMATNIRRSNQILAVRNSYHGRSYAAMGITGHRGWSSSSLNPLQVSWLHSSDRLRGLLSRLGPDDHVDAAVDDLREVLATQTAGDVAALIAEPVQGVGGFVAGPDGLLGALKKVLDETGILLISDEVQTGWGRTGDHFWGYQAHDVVPDLLTFAKGIGNGYALAGVVGRADVINAVPAISFSTFGGNPISTAAGNATLDYVLEHDLQGNAARVGAILRDGLVEAVGDSPIVGEIRGRGLMLAVEFVQPGSNEPDVPATLRVFEACKRGGLLVGKGGLYNNVIRMGPPLTLTEDEAREALEILVTAIREASAA from the coding sequence ATGACGAGCACCGACGACCTGTTGGCCCGGCATCGTGCTGTGATGCCGAGCTGGATGCCGCTCTACTACGCCGAGCCGCTCGAGATCGTTTCCGGGTCCGGGCGCCGGGTGACCTGCTCCGACGGCCGCACCTACCTCGACTTCTTCGGCGGCGTGCTGACCACCATGGTCGGCTACGACATCCCGGAGATCACGCAGGCCGTGGAGCGGCAGCTGCGCACGGGCGTCGCGCACACGTCGACGCTCTACCTCATCCGGGCGCAGGTCGAGCTGGCGGAGAAGATCGCCCGCCTGTCCGGCATTCCGGACGCCCGGGTCTTCTTCACCAACTCGGGCACCGAGGCCAACGAGGCCGCGCTGCTGATGGCCACCAACATCCGGCGGTCCAACCAGATCCTCGCGGTGCGCAACAGCTACCACGGCCGGTCGTATGCGGCGATGGGCATCACCGGCCACCGCGGCTGGTCGTCGAGCTCGCTCAACCCGCTCCAGGTGAGCTGGCTGCACTCCAGCGACCGGCTGCGGGGCCTGCTGTCCCGGCTCGGCCCCGACGACCACGTCGACGCGGCCGTCGACGACCTGCGCGAGGTGCTGGCGACGCAGACCGCCGGCGACGTCGCCGCCCTGATCGCCGAGCCGGTGCAGGGCGTCGGCGGGTTCGTGGCCGGCCCCGACGGGCTGCTCGGCGCGCTCAAGAAGGTCCTCGACGAGACGGGCATCCTGCTCATCTCCGACGAGGTGCAGACCGGCTGGGGCCGCACCGGCGACCACTTCTGGGGCTACCAGGCCCACGACGTCGTGCCCGACCTGCTGACCTTCGCGAAGGGCATCGGCAACGGGTACGCGCTGGCCGGCGTCGTCGGCCGGGCCGACGTGATCAACGCGGTGCCGGCGATCTCGTTCTCCACGTTCGGCGGCAACCCGATCTCGACCGCGGCCGGCAACGCCACCCTCGACTACGTGCTCGAGCACGACCTGCAGGGCAACGCGGCCCGGGTCGGCGCGATCCTGCGCGACGGCCTGGTCGAGGCCGTCGGCGACAGCCCGATCGTCGGCGAGATCCGCGGCCGGGGCCTGATGCTGGCCGTCGAGTTCGTCCAGCCGGGCAGCAACGAGCCGGACGTGCCGGCGACCTTGCGGGTCTTCGAGGCGTGCAAGCGGGGCGGCCTGCTGGTCGGCAAGGGCGGTCTCTACAACAACGTGATCCGGATGGGCCCGCCGCTCACGCTGACCGAGGACGAGGCCCGCGAGGCCCTGGAAATCCTGGTCACAGCGATTCGGGAGGCATCAGCCGCCTAA
- a CDS encoding sigma-70 family RNA polymerase sigma factor, with amino-acid sequence MVDAIARTDRFESVYTAHYAPLVRLAYITVGSMPAAEDVVQEAFVDWYRRIGEVDRPAAYLRRAVASRCTSWVRRRVLERRHAGTTEQPPALPPDPHAVAVRRALGRLNPRQRVAVFLRFYLDLSVPEVAEALDCPLGTAKSLLHRGLAVLQSELEDR; translated from the coding sequence ATGGTTGACGCGATCGCCCGCACCGACCGGTTCGAGTCGGTCTACACGGCGCACTACGCGCCGCTCGTGCGCCTGGCCTACATCACCGTGGGCAGCATGCCGGCGGCCGAGGACGTCGTGCAGGAGGCCTTCGTCGACTGGTACCGGCGGATCGGCGAAGTCGACCGGCCCGCCGCGTACCTGCGCCGCGCGGTCGCCTCCCGGTGCACCTCGTGGGTCCGCCGGCGGGTGCTCGAGCGCCGCCACGCCGGCACCACGGAACAACCGCCGGCGCTTCCGCCCGACCCACACGCCGTCGCCGTGCGGCGCGCGCTCGGCCGGCTCAACCCACGCCAGCGGGTAGCCGTCTTCCTGCGCTTCTACCTTGACCTGTCCGTACCCGAGGTGGCCGAGGCCCTGGACTGCCCGCTCGGCACCGCCAAGTCGCTCCTGCACCGCGGCCTCGCCGTGCTGCAGTCGGAGCTGGAGGACCGATGA